In Rhodothermus marinus DSM 4252, a single genomic region encodes these proteins:
- a CDS encoding lysophospholipid acyltransferase family protein, which translates to MSRPAYWCPPLVTIFFGMLAPYRRLCLHRILVAGPLGLPEDERAVLLCANHTSWWDGFLLREVHRRQGAGRPLYTVMLASQRRRFPWFRWMGALGLEPGRPASLRRVFRFLYQERRRRPYWLAFFPQGRIRPSFARPLDFRPGVRLMVRAIHPGWVIPTAIHLEPLRHPAPTAFVVMGAPIDTARDPSPEALEAATTLLLDRLQEWLSRVGEHAAEKWEEFLAEHTAQYQIRT; encoded by the coding sequence ATGAGTCGCCCTGCTTACTGGTGCCCTCCGTTGGTAACGATTTTTTTCGGGATGCTGGCACCCTATCGGCGGTTGTGCCTGCACCGCATCCTCGTTGCAGGGCCGCTCGGGTTGCCTGAGGACGAACGCGCCGTGTTGCTGTGCGCGAATCACACGAGCTGGTGGGACGGCTTTCTGCTGCGCGAGGTGCACCGTCGCCAGGGAGCGGGGCGTCCCCTTTATACCGTCATGCTGGCGTCGCAACGAAGGCGCTTCCCCTGGTTTCGATGGATGGGCGCCCTGGGCCTTGAACCGGGACGGCCGGCTTCCCTTCGCAGGGTGTTTCGTTTCCTGTACCAGGAGCGCCGCCGTCGGCCTTACTGGCTGGCTTTTTTCCCGCAGGGGCGGATCCGTCCATCTTTTGCCCGGCCGCTTGACTTTCGGCCCGGCGTGCGGCTCATGGTCCGGGCCATACACCCCGGATGGGTCATCCCGACGGCGATTCATCTGGAGCCCTTGCGGCATCCGGCCCCCACGGCTTTCGTGGTGATGGGAGCGCCAATCGACACGGCCCGCGATCCCTCCCCCGAAGCACTCGAGGCCGCCACCACATTGCTCCTGGATCGGCTACAGGAATGGCTGAGCCGCGTCGGTGAGCATGCTGCCGAAAAATGGGAGGAGTTTCTGGCTGAACATACCGCACAGTATCAGATCCGGACATGA
- a CDS encoding SDR family oxidoreductase, with translation MPEMRVLVTGATGYVGGRLIPRLLEAGYPVRAMARDRRRLEGRPWSDRIEIVEADVLRPETLPDAVNGIHTVFYLIHALGGGDDFMQKEQAGARHLAEAAARAGVSHIIYLGGLQPPRPVSRHLESRRLTGEALRSGPVPVTELRAGIILGSGSLSFELIRYLTERLPVMITPRWVKIPTQPIAIRNVLDYLMAALQRPPERSRIVDIGGPDVLTYADLFRLYARLRGLRRWIVPVPALTPRLSSYWIGLVTPLPARIARKLIDSLKAPTVCRDDLARRLFPEVTPLSAEAAMRLALQRLDAGHVETIWFGAYSSGDEERLTTHLEDREGLLRDTYSIWIAAAPSAVFAYLKRLGGARGWPYANGLWRLRGVLDRLVGGIGYRRGRRHPEELYAGDAVDFWRVEALEPERRLLLRAEMKVPGRAWLQFVVQPEGKGTRLIQQALFEPRGLAGLLYWYSIYPLHRFVFRGMLRAIKQQVETSR, from the coding sequence ATGCCTGAAATGCGCGTGCTGGTTACCGGCGCAACGGGTTATGTGGGCGGTCGGTTGATCCCGAGACTGCTCGAAGCCGGTTATCCCGTCCGGGCCATGGCACGTGACCGACGCCGGCTGGAAGGACGCCCCTGGTCCGACCGCATCGAGATCGTCGAGGCCGACGTGCTGCGCCCCGAAACACTTCCGGACGCCGTAAACGGCATCCATACCGTATTTTATCTGATCCACGCGCTGGGTGGCGGCGATGATTTTATGCAGAAAGAGCAGGCCGGCGCCCGCCATCTTGCAGAAGCGGCCGCTCGAGCCGGCGTCTCCCATATCATCTATCTGGGAGGTCTGCAGCCCCCGCGACCGGTCTCGCGCCATCTGGAAAGTCGCCGGCTTACAGGCGAGGCCCTTCGAAGCGGTCCGGTTCCTGTTACAGAGCTGCGCGCCGGGATCATTCTGGGATCGGGAAGTCTGTCCTTTGAACTGATTCGTTACCTGACAGAGCGCCTGCCGGTGATGATCACGCCGCGCTGGGTGAAAATCCCCACGCAGCCGATCGCCATCCGCAACGTACTGGATTATCTGATGGCGGCGTTGCAGCGTCCTCCGGAGCGCTCCCGGATCGTGGACATCGGAGGACCGGACGTGCTCACCTACGCCGACCTGTTTCGCCTTTATGCCCGGCTGCGCGGTCTGCGGCGCTGGATCGTTCCTGTCCCGGCGCTCACGCCTCGGCTTTCCTCGTACTGGATCGGGCTGGTCACGCCCCTGCCTGCGCGCATCGCGCGCAAGTTGATCGACAGCCTTAAAGCGCCGACGGTATGCCGCGACGATCTGGCCCGCCGACTTTTTCCTGAAGTAACACCGCTTTCTGCCGAAGCTGCCATGCGGCTGGCCCTTCAGCGTCTCGACGCCGGCCATGTCGAAACCATCTGGTTCGGGGCCTATTCCTCGGGGGATGAGGAGCGGCTTACCACCCATTTAGAGGACCGCGAAGGCCTGCTGCGCGACACCTACTCCATCTGGATAGCGGCTGCGCCATCTGCCGTCTTTGCTTACCTCAAGCGGCTGGGAGGAGCCCGGGGGTGGCCCTATGCCAACGGACTCTGGCGCCTGCGTGGCGTGCTGGATCGGCTGGTAGGCGGCATTGGTTATCGCCGTGGCCGCCGTCATCCGGAGGAATTGTACGCAGGCGACGCGGTTGATTTCTGGCGGGTCGAAGCGCTCGAGCCCGAGCGTCGTCTCCTGCTCCGTGCCGAGATGAAAGTGCCGGGACGCGCCTGGCTCCAGTTCGTCGTCCAACCGGAAGGAAAAGGGACCCGCTTGATCCAGCAGGCGCTTTTCGAGCCGCGAGGTCTGGCGGGGCTGCTCTACTGGTACAGCATCTATCCGCTCCATCGCTTCGTCTTTCGCGGCATGCTCCGCGCCATCAAACAACAGGTAGAAACCAGCAGGTAG
- a CDS encoding protoporphyrinogen/coproporphyrinogen oxidase, which translates to MTSIRNNPEVIVVGAGLAGLRCAGLLHEQGIDVLLLERRDQVGGRVRTDLIDGFRLDHGFQVLQTAYPAAQRAFDYAALELRPFPAGAYVFTEGRFQPFFDPLRHPEHLWGTLRSGLFGARDLFALLKLGRRLEPFSMERTESDDSEADRTTTRTLLETLGFSETFIRRFWQPFLRGVFLETPLETRAAKFFFVMKAFREGEAALPARGMQALPDQLAARLPAENIRTGCTVTRVEPDGTVQLQDGTTLRPRITVLAVDAAAATRLWPDWKLDVRWNQSTTVYFAADSEPPDMPDALLLEGDPDAGPVATAAALHRIAPSYAPSGSFLLAATMPGFLPDRPEMAFEAARPQLRRWFGPVVNHWQPLACYPIRHALPAEPASWHPPAQYRLSKNVWCCGDYFGPASIQGALWHAERVAEQILAEGHA; encoded by the coding sequence ATGACATCCATTCGCAATAATCCGGAAGTGATCGTTGTCGGTGCCGGACTGGCCGGACTGCGCTGTGCCGGACTGCTTCATGAGCAGGGGATCGATGTCCTGCTGCTCGAACGCCGGGATCAGGTAGGCGGCCGCGTGCGCACCGACCTGATCGATGGCTTCCGGCTGGATCACGGCTTTCAGGTGCTGCAAACGGCCTATCCGGCCGCGCAACGCGCTTTCGATTACGCGGCGCTGGAACTTCGCCCCTTCCCGGCCGGCGCGTACGTGTTCACAGAAGGGCGTTTTCAGCCTTTCTTCGATCCGCTACGCCATCCCGAGCACCTGTGGGGTACGCTCCGAAGTGGTCTTTTCGGCGCCCGCGATCTCTTCGCCCTGTTGAAACTGGGACGCCGGCTGGAGCCCTTCTCGATGGAAAGGACCGAATCGGACGATTCCGAGGCCGATCGGACCACCACCCGAACCCTGCTGGAGACCCTGGGCTTCTCCGAGACCTTCATCCGGCGTTTCTGGCAACCGTTTCTGCGGGGCGTCTTTCTCGAAACGCCTCTGGAGACGCGGGCCGCCAAGTTCTTTTTTGTGATGAAAGCTTTTCGCGAAGGTGAGGCGGCGTTGCCCGCCCGGGGCATGCAGGCCCTGCCGGACCAGCTCGCCGCGCGGCTGCCGGCCGAAAACATCCGAACCGGCTGCACCGTGACGCGCGTCGAGCCGGACGGTACCGTGCAGCTTCAGGACGGCACGACGTTACGCCCACGCATTACGGTGCTCGCCGTCGATGCAGCCGCAGCGACCCGGCTGTGGCCAGACTGGAAGCTGGACGTGCGCTGGAATCAGAGCACGACCGTCTATTTCGCCGCCGACAGCGAACCGCCGGATATGCCCGATGCGCTGCTGCTCGAAGGCGACCCGGACGCCGGTCCTGTGGCAACGGCCGCAGCGCTCCACCGCATAGCGCCCTCCTACGCCCCTTCCGGATCTTTCCTGCTGGCCGCCACAATGCCTGGATTCCTGCCTGATCGGCCAGAAATGGCGTTTGAAGCAGCCCGTCCCCAGCTTCGCCGCTGGTTCGGGCCAGTAGTGAACCACTGGCAACCGCTGGCCTGCTATCCGATCCGCCATGCTCTGCCCGCAGAGCCCGCTAGCTGGCACCCTCCAGCGCAATACCGGCTCAGCAAAAATGTCTGGTGCTGCGGTGATTATTTTGGTCCGGCTTCCATTCAGGGAGCCCTGTGGCATGCCGAACGTGTAGCCGAGCAGATTCTTGCGGAAGGCCATGCCTGA
- a CDS encoding cryptochrome/photolyase family protein: protein MPITLLLFTPGDLRLAENPALDAALRTGHPIVPLFIWPRRAERFERPGAARRWWLHHSLAALDAELQRRGSRLILRVAEDPAEVLIQLLETLPVAALCWNLPLLPHERRLASSIAPVLRRRSIRLIETVGRTLLDLEQLRTKSGDVYRVFTPFWKALRQQYIPPAPFLPPARIPAPSSWPDSDTLESLALLPRPDWASETIASHWLPGEAAAWSTLRTFLAYGLPHYDRARDRLDQEATSKLSPYLANGEISPHLLWRVVGEAQRAGVSSKAVEAFRRQLAWREFGYYLLYHFPETTHRPLRPEWSDFPWRTEAPELEAWQHGRTGIPVIDAAMRQLWQSGWMHNRTRLLVASLLTKNLRIHWLRGAEWFWDTLVDADLANNTLGWQWTAGCGADAAPYFRIFNPVLQSKKFDPEGRYIRRWLPELGRLPAPCIHAPWEAPSCAEMLREIGYPSPIVSLMDSREEALALYENWKASIKNRYDIHSQ from the coding sequence ATGCCGATCACCCTCCTGCTTTTTACACCGGGCGACCTGCGCCTGGCCGAAAACCCGGCGCTCGATGCGGCGCTCCGTACAGGCCATCCCATCGTGCCGCTTTTCATCTGGCCGCGCCGGGCCGAGCGATTCGAGCGTCCCGGCGCTGCCCGACGCTGGTGGTTACATCACAGCCTGGCTGCGCTCGATGCCGAGCTGCAGCGTAGAGGAAGTCGGCTTATCCTGCGCGTTGCTGAAGATCCGGCCGAGGTGCTCATTCAGCTGCTGGAGACCCTGCCGGTAGCCGCCCTCTGCTGGAATCTTCCGTTGCTCCCTCACGAGCGGCGCCTGGCCTCAAGCATCGCCCCGGTGCTGCGCCGGCGTTCCATTCGCCTGATTGAAACCGTCGGCCGGACGCTTCTCGATCTGGAGCAACTGCGAACGAAGAGCGGCGACGTCTATCGCGTGTTTACGCCGTTCTGGAAGGCGTTGCGGCAGCAGTACATCCCGCCGGCCCCATTTCTACCGCCCGCGCGCATCCCCGCCCCTTCTTCCTGGCCCGACTCGGACACCCTGGAATCGCTCGCGCTACTGCCCCGACCCGACTGGGCCAGCGAGACCATCGCCTCGCACTGGTTGCCCGGCGAAGCAGCCGCCTGGAGCACGCTCCGAACGTTTCTGGCGTACGGCCTTCCCCACTACGATCGGGCACGCGACCGACTCGACCAGGAGGCCACCTCAAAGCTCTCGCCTTATCTGGCCAACGGCGAAATCAGCCCCCACCTGCTCTGGCGTGTCGTTGGCGAAGCCCAGCGCGCAGGCGTTTCATCAAAGGCCGTGGAGGCCTTTCGTCGCCAGCTCGCCTGGCGGGAATTCGGTTACTATCTGCTTTATCACTTTCCCGAGACGACGCACCGGCCGCTGCGTCCGGAATGGTCCGACTTTCCCTGGCGTACAGAGGCCCCCGAACTCGAAGCCTGGCAACACGGCCGCACCGGCATTCCGGTCATCGACGCGGCCATGCGCCAGCTCTGGCAGAGTGGCTGGATGCACAACCGGACGCGCTTGCTGGTCGCATCGCTGCTGACGAAAAATCTGCGCATTCACTGGCTGCGCGGCGCCGAGTGGTTCTGGGATACGCTCGTCGATGCGGACCTGGCCAACAACACGCTGGGATGGCAATGGACGGCCGGGTGCGGTGCCGACGCCGCGCCATACTTTCGCATCTTCAATCCGGTCCTGCAAAGCAAAAAATTCGACCCGGAAGGTCGCTACATCCGTCGCTGGCTCCCAGAGCTGGGTCGCCTGCCGGCTCCCTGCATCCACGCCCCATGGGAGGCGCCCTCCTGTGCCGAGATGCTGCGCGAGATCGGCTACCCTTCGCCCATCGTTTCGCTTATGGACAGCCGCGAAGAGGCCCTGGCCCTGTACGAAAACTGGAAAGCTTCCATCAAAAATCGCTATGACATCCATTCGCAATAA
- a CDS encoding SDR family NAD(P)-dependent oxidoreductase gives MSECFVVFGATGGIGRVLVDEVHRRGLGPMVLVGRRAEPLYELATRYGATAVVADARKPEAVQRVFETARQHHERVAGVAHLVGSLLLKSLVATRDEEMEDVLAQNFWSAFYVLRESVRAMMKDGGSIVLTASAVALQGLPNHEAIAAAKSAVVGLARAAAASYARRGIRINVVAPGLTETPMTASLFASPQAIERSLRYHALDRLGKPEDVARAIAFLLSPDASWITGQVLAVDGGLSSLKVLD, from the coding sequence ATGAGCGAATGCTTTGTTGTTTTTGGCGCGACTGGAGGGATCGGAAGGGTGCTGGTGGACGAAGTGCATCGACGCGGCCTTGGCCCCATGGTGCTGGTAGGACGTCGCGCCGAACCACTTTACGAGCTGGCCACCCGTTACGGGGCAACAGCCGTCGTGGCCGATGCGCGCAAGCCTGAAGCGGTCCAGCGCGTTTTCGAAACAGCCCGACAGCACCACGAGCGTGTGGCCGGCGTGGCGCATCTGGTCGGCTCGCTTCTGCTCAAGTCACTGGTGGCCACGCGGGACGAAGAGATGGAAGACGTGCTGGCCCAGAACTTCTGGAGTGCCTTCTATGTGTTGCGCGAAAGCGTCCGGGCCATGATGAAAGACGGCGGGAGCATCGTACTGACGGCTTCGGCGGTGGCCCTGCAGGGCTTGCCCAACCACGAAGCCATCGCGGCGGCCAAGTCGGCCGTCGTGGGACTGGCACGCGCTGCCGCCGCCTCCTACGCGCGCCGGGGCATCCGCATCAATGTTGTGGCCCCGGGCCTGACCGAAACGCCCATGACGGCCTCGCTTTTCGCCAGTCCGCAGGCCATCGAACGTTCGCTGCGCTACCATGCTCTTGACCGGCTCGGCAAACCCGAAGATGTCGCCCGCGCAATCGCTTTTTTACTGAGCCCCGACGCTTCCTGGATTACCGGCCAGGTGCTGGCCGTCGATGGGGGGCTCTCAAGTCTCAAAGTGCTGGACTGA
- a CDS encoding phytoene desaturase, protein MKERRAIVIGSGFGGLAVAIRLQAMGFKTTLLEKREKVGGRAYQLRDRGYTFDMGPSLITAPSILRRLFAAAGRQLEDYVELVPLDPFYRVYFHDGTYLDYTADRERMRAQMARFNPQDAARYDRFMEATRPIYEAVIREGLGARPFDTLGKLLAFLPRALRLGAIQPVTRFASRYFEDFRHHFLYSFHPLFIGGNPFRAPAVYIMIPYLEREEGVWFARGGMYSLVEAMARLFMEIGGRIHTGTPVQRIVVQKGRAVGVETADGFHPAELVVSNADPGYTYQHLVDPAWRRRWTDRRIARLHYSMSCFLLYLGVRRTYPQLLHHTLMLSPRYRELIEDIFERKVLAPDFSLYLHAPTRTDPTMAPPGCESLYVLAPVPHLQASVDWTEEAPRYAGRLLEFLEAWGLEGLQENLEVCHYFTPEDFARHLNAPYGSAFSIEPRLTQTAYFRPHNRSEDIRGLYLVGAGTHPGAGLPGVVLSAEATAWAIAQDYRVTSPSIAAVASA, encoded by the coding sequence ATGAAAGAACGTCGTGCCATTGTGATCGGAAGTGGATTCGGAGGCCTGGCCGTTGCCATTCGCCTGCAGGCCATGGGCTTCAAGACGACATTGCTGGAAAAACGAGAAAAAGTGGGCGGTCGCGCCTATCAGCTGCGAGATCGCGGCTATACGTTCGACATGGGCCCCAGTCTCATTACAGCGCCTTCGATCCTGCGGCGTCTGTTTGCCGCGGCCGGGCGACAGCTTGAAGATTACGTCGAGCTTGTCCCGCTCGATCCTTTTTACCGGGTGTACTTTCACGACGGTACGTATCTCGACTATACGGCCGATCGGGAGCGGATGCGCGCGCAGATGGCCCGCTTCAACCCGCAGGATGCCGCCCGCTACGATCGCTTCATGGAGGCGACGCGGCCCATCTACGAAGCCGTCATCCGGGAGGGACTGGGAGCCCGGCCGTTCGATACACTGGGCAAATTACTGGCTTTTCTGCCCCGCGCGCTTCGCCTCGGCGCGATTCAGCCCGTGACCCGATTTGCCAGCCGCTATTTCGAAGATTTCCGCCACCATTTTCTCTACAGCTTTCATCCGCTTTTTATCGGGGGCAATCCGTTCCGGGCGCCGGCCGTCTACATCATGATCCCCTACCTGGAACGGGAAGAGGGCGTCTGGTTTGCCCGGGGAGGGATGTACAGCCTGGTGGAAGCAATGGCCCGTCTGTTCATGGAAATCGGGGGGCGTATCCATACCGGTACGCCGGTGCAGCGGATTGTCGTGCAGAAGGGAAGAGCGGTCGGGGTGGAGACCGCCGACGGGTTTCATCCGGCCGAGCTGGTGGTGAGCAATGCAGATCCGGGCTACACCTACCAGCATCTGGTCGATCCGGCCTGGCGCCGGCGCTGGACCGATCGGCGCATCGCGCGACTGCATTACAGCATGAGTTGCTTCCTCCTGTATCTGGGCGTCAGGCGCACCTATCCGCAACTGCTCCATCACACGTTGATGCTCTCGCCGCGGTATCGTGAGCTGATCGAAGACATTTTCGAGCGCAAGGTGCTGGCGCCGGATTTCAGCCTCTATCTGCATGCGCCCACGCGTACCGACCCCACGATGGCGCCACCCGGGTGTGAAAGCCTCTATGTGCTGGCACCGGTGCCGCATTTGCAGGCGTCGGTCGACTGGACCGAAGAAGCGCCGCGCTACGCCGGTCGTTTGCTCGAATTCCTGGAGGCCTGGGGACTGGAAGGGTTACAGGAGAATCTGGAAGTGTGCCACTACTTTACGCCCGAGGATTTTGCCCGGCATTTGAATGCGCCTTATGGTAGTGCGTTCAGTATAGAACCACGCCTTACCCAGACCGCATACTTCCGGCCACACAACCGGAGTGAAGACATCCGAGGGCTCTATCTCGTCGGAGCAGGCACGCATCCCGGCGCCGGACTGCCAGGCGTGGTGCTTTCGGCCGAGGCGACCGCCTGGGCCATCGCGCAGGACTACAGGGTAACGTCGCCTTCGATTGCTGCGGTCGCCTCGGCGTAA
- a CDS encoding helix-turn-helix domain-containing protein — protein MELSSVEAAEVLEVHVSSIKRWSRAGKLKAERTPGGHRRFALETLLAFARQQQLAIALLKFAPYEAQVWEGLQQLRQGIIPEHLIALMYRWLREGRSGRLIRLVVFLYRRGVSVAALGDLLLGPLVGRIGVDWEEGRVGVGEEHRMTHMLIDALYALRRPEVEREAPFALVACPESAHHELGALLVRLILEELGWRVLYLGADVPAEEIGWQQQQWRAELVALSFVPPLTRADVLRTLRVLEQLYDETRPYTLVLGGRGAAEVGGLHGPFRSIHIFQKLSDFARWLRDYTTHSHA, from the coding sequence ATGGAGCTTTCGTCTGTAGAAGCGGCCGAGGTGCTCGAAGTGCACGTGTCCTCGATCAAGCGATGGAGTCGTGCAGGAAAGCTGAAGGCGGAGCGCACGCCGGGAGGTCATCGGCGCTTTGCCCTTGAAACGCTCCTTGCCTTTGCCCGGCAGCAGCAATTAGCGATCGCCTTGTTGAAGTTTGCCCCGTACGAAGCGCAGGTGTGGGAAGGATTGCAGCAGCTTCGCCAGGGGATCATCCCGGAGCATCTGATCGCTTTGATGTACCGGTGGCTGCGGGAAGGCCGAAGTGGTCGGCTGATCCGGCTTGTCGTTTTTCTGTATCGACGTGGCGTTTCGGTTGCGGCGCTGGGAGATCTGTTGCTCGGGCCGCTGGTGGGACGAATCGGTGTCGACTGGGAAGAAGGCCGGGTAGGAGTAGGCGAAGAACACCGCATGACCCATATGCTGATCGATGCGCTTTACGCGCTGAGGCGGCCCGAGGTCGAGCGGGAGGCGCCCTTTGCGCTGGTGGCCTGTCCGGAAAGCGCGCATCATGAGCTCGGGGCGCTTCTGGTGCGGCTGATTCTGGAAGAGTTGGGCTGGCGGGTGCTCTATCTCGGGGCTGATGTCCCGGCTGAAGAGATTGGCTGGCAACAGCAGCAATGGCGGGCTGAACTGGTGGCGCTTTCGTTCGTGCCGCCGCTGACGCGTGCCGACGTGCTGCGCACGCTGCGCGTTCTGGAGCAGCTCTACGATGAAACGCGCCCCTACACGCTGGTGCTGGGAGGCCGGGGAGCCGCCGAGGTAGGGGGGCTGCACGGGCCTTTCCGCAGCATTCATATTTTTCAGAAACTGAGCGATTTTGCAAGATGGCTTCGCGACTACACGACGCATTCGCACGCATGA
- a CDS encoding carotenoid biosynthesis protein, which produces MASRLHDAFARMSRFDRLLLYGLYGFTIIAVAGFGIFGRHPELLVRWPELAAFYARSFALFARVHVLLTAFVLFAYMGRRVGGRWVPAGLLVYGVSLLSETLGTTYGVPFGTYGYTTLLGGKWFGRVPYLIPLSWFVMAVPCYVLARAAFSERRQWPARLLLATYLLVAWDLSLDPAMSYLTSYWTWGETGPYYGMPLINLAGWALTGLVIMGVLEAMRAFRWTEAFSVQWMAVFYGAVLLMPLGMVAVAGLWGAVAATVAALGLAGSVVWLIRRRRPRMDTKGALPARDAFEEDGTRFFAAHARSFSFAARLFPKDFRREVVLLYGFCRLTDDLVDGASTQVAPELLQKRLDRWQRQVRMAYEGRPSGLPWLDRLMQRSRQAGLPWEVVQALLDGVRQDIGPVRVASYEELDRYAYRVGSTVGVWMCYLMGVRMPRLLARAEALGRAMQYTNIVRDVGEDLQRDRLYLPADRMAAYGLDLADLLRMQQTGVLDPSYVALLEELMQQAERDYEAAWEAIPALPPRVRGAIAVAAEVYRGIHAVLRQNHYDNLTRRAYTTLPEKIGLSVAALRRLRRAVLITGMQAL; this is translated from the coding sequence ATGGCTTCGCGACTACACGACGCATTCGCACGCATGAGCCGCTTCGATCGGCTGCTGCTTTACGGGTTATATGGTTTCACGATCATTGCCGTCGCCGGCTTTGGGATTTTCGGACGCCACCCGGAATTGCTTGTCCGCTGGCCGGAGCTTGCTGCGTTCTACGCCCGGTCTTTTGCGCTTTTTGCGCGGGTGCATGTGCTGCTGACGGCTTTTGTCCTGTTCGCGTACATGGGGCGTCGTGTCGGTGGGCGCTGGGTGCCGGCCGGACTGCTCGTCTACGGCGTGAGCCTACTCAGCGAGACGCTGGGGACCACGTATGGCGTGCCTTTCGGGACCTATGGTTACACCACCCTGCTCGGAGGAAAGTGGTTCGGCCGCGTGCCCTATCTGATTCCGCTCAGCTGGTTTGTGATGGCGGTGCCCTGTTATGTGCTGGCCCGCGCCGCCTTTTCGGAGCGTCGGCAGTGGCCGGCTCGGCTGCTGCTGGCAACCTATCTGCTGGTGGCCTGGGATCTGAGTCTGGATCCGGCCATGAGCTACCTGACGTCGTACTGGACCTGGGGGGAGACCGGCCCTTACTACGGGATGCCGCTGATCAATCTGGCCGGATGGGCGCTGACCGGTCTGGTGATTATGGGCGTACTGGAGGCGATGCGCGCGTTTCGCTGGACCGAAGCGTTCAGCGTGCAGTGGATGGCGGTGTTCTATGGAGCGGTGTTGCTGATGCCGCTCGGTATGGTGGCTGTGGCCGGTCTCTGGGGGGCTGTCGCTGCTACGGTCGCCGCACTGGGCCTGGCGGGAAGTGTCGTCTGGCTGATCCGGCGCAGGCGGCCGCGCATGGATACAAAGGGCGCGCTTCCCGCGCGGGATGCCTTCGAGGAAGATGGCACGCGCTTTTTCGCAGCACATGCCCGTTCGTTTTCTTTTGCCGCGCGGCTGTTTCCGAAGGACTTTCGCCGGGAAGTTGTCCTGCTCTATGGTTTCTGTCGGCTTACGGACGATCTGGTAGACGGCGCATCGACGCAGGTTGCGCCCGAGTTGCTGCAGAAGCGTCTGGATCGGTGGCAACGCCAGGTACGGATGGCCTACGAGGGGCGTCCTTCCGGACTCCCCTGGCTCGATCGGCTTATGCAACGCTCGCGCCAGGCCGGATTGCCCTGGGAAGTCGTGCAGGCGCTGCTGGACGGCGTGCGCCAGGACATCGGGCCGGTCCGGGTGGCTTCCTATGAAGAACTGGATCGCTACGCCTACCGCGTGGGTTCGACGGTGGGCGTCTGGATGTGCTATCTGATGGGGGTGCGCATGCCCCGATTGCTTGCGCGCGCCGAAGCGCTCGGCCGCGCCATGCAGTACACGAACATCGTGCGCGACGTGGGGGAAGATCTGCAGCGCGATCGCCTCTATCTGCCAGCGGATCGGATGGCCGCCTATGGACTGGACCTCGCGGATCTGCTACGTATGCAGCAGACCGGCGTGCTCGATCCTTCCTATGTGGCGCTGCTGGAAGAACTCATGCAGCAGGCCGAGCGCGACTATGAGGCCGCCTGGGAGGCCATTCCGGCCCTGCCACCGCGCGTTCGCGGTGCCATTGCCGTGGCCGCCGAGGTCTATCGGGGGATTCATGCAGTGCTTCGCCAGAACCACTACGACAATCTGACGCGTCGCGCCTACACGACGCTCCCCGAAAAAATCGGTCTTTCGGTGGCTGCACTGCGTCGCCTGCGTCGGGCGGTTTTGATAACAGGTATGCAGGCCCTATGA